A single region of the Chrysemys picta bellii isolate R12L10 unplaced genomic scaffold, ASM1138683v2 scaf609, whole genome shotgun sequence genome encodes:
- the LOC135979004 gene encoding uncharacterized protein LOC135979004 — MQSSPAVMAVQSVNRKRAPAWTDREVLDLIAVWGDESVLSELRSKRRNAKIYEKISKDMAERGYSRDATQCRVKIKELRQGYQKTKEANGRSGSHPQTSRFYEALHSILGAAATTTPPVTVDSEDGVVSTAGSSDMLGDVEDEEGDEEGEAVGSAHNADFPDSQDLFITLTEIPYEASPAVTPDTESGEGSATPSVTVSQPSLESHSQRLARIRRRKRRTREDMFSELMACSQAQAAQQTQWRENLTQMHQANMDREERWRQEDQQATQTLLGLLR, encoded by the exons atgcagagctctccagcagtgatggccgtgcagtctgtgaataggaagagggccccagcatggactgatcgggaagtcttggatctcatcgctgtgtggggcgatgagtccgtgctttccgagctgcgatccaaaagacggaatgcaaagatctacgagaagatctctaaagacatggcagagagaggatacagccgggatgcaacgcagtgccgcgtgaaaatcaaggagctgagacaaggctaccagaagaccaaagaggcaaacggacgctccggatcccatccccagacatcccgtttctatgaggcactgcattccatcctcggtgcggccgccaccactaccccaccagtgaccgtggactctgaggatggggtagtgtccacggccggttcctcggacatgttaggggacgtggaagatgaggaaggagatgaggagggcgaggcagtcggcagcgctcacaacgctgatttccccgacagccaggatctcttcatcacccttacagagatcccctacgaagcgtccccagccgttaccccggacacagaatctggtgaaggatcagcca ccccatctgtgactgtctcacaacctagcctggaatcacactcccagaggctagcgcggattaggcgtaggaagaggaggacacgggaggacatgttctctgagcttatggcctgttcccaagcccaggcagcacagcagacccagtggcgggagaacttgacccaaatgcaccaagcaaacatggatcgggaggagaggtggcggcaggaagaccagcaggcgactcaaacgctgcttggactactgaggga